A single genomic interval of Chitinophaga sp. 180180018-3 harbors:
- a CDS encoding HAMP domain-containing sensor histidine kinase, translating to MKIKYKIALYYTISAALLLIAFAGLAYYFSAKSRKAEYLERLEYRARSIANVIIGDGNVKVDLLRKIDRTTFQDLYRETILVYNTNYDLLYSNLKDTAIHTHPNLLNYIREKKLYSYERGSSEVVGVYYEEGGMSVIVIVSSFDKYGYQNLQNLRQILLVELLIAVVLLVGIGYFFARKMVEPIDQLVQQVDSINANNLQDTQVAIKGKDEIAKLGANFNTMLQRLSESFHLQKSFVSNASHELRTPLAAMISQLQVALSKERSREEYVTLLGSVLEDAENLSDLSNGLLQLAQSELRQQEFALGNVRIDELLIEMTTMLRLKQKTSGKVELHFIKVPDNDLLVTSYGNESLLKVLFLNLIDNACKFSGNNTAQVSIDFFTQYIVVQIKDNGIGIPADEIHQIFEPFYRGNNAQQIRGHGLGLSICKKIVQIHKGHITVTSNQQEGTTFTVILPHL from the coding sequence TTGAAGATCAAATATAAAATAGCGCTCTATTACACTATTTCTGCCGCATTGCTGCTGATAGCATTCGCCGGTCTGGCATATTATTTCTCCGCCAAGTCACGTAAGGCCGAATACCTGGAAAGGTTGGAATACCGGGCCCGTTCCATTGCAAATGTAATTATCGGCGATGGCAACGTAAAAGTGGACCTGCTCCGGAAAATAGACCGGACTACCTTCCAGGATCTTTACAGAGAAACCATCCTGGTATATAACACCAACTACGACCTGCTTTACAGCAACCTGAAAGATACCGCCATTCATACCCACCCCAATCTGCTGAATTATATCCGCGAAAAGAAACTATACAGCTACGAAAGAGGTAGCAGCGAAGTAGTGGGCGTGTATTATGAAGAAGGGGGCATGTCGGTGATCGTCATCGTATCTTCATTCGATAAGTACGGATATCAAAACCTGCAAAACCTCCGCCAGATCCTGCTGGTAGAGCTGCTTATTGCTGTAGTGCTGCTTGTAGGGATCGGTTATTTCTTTGCCCGTAAAATGGTGGAGCCGATCGATCAGCTGGTACAGCAGGTAGATAGTATCAATGCCAACAACCTCCAGGATACGCAGGTGGCCATAAAAGGCAAAGATGAAATTGCCAAGCTCGGGGCTAACTTTAATACGATGTTGCAACGCCTGAGTGAGTCGTTTCATTTGCAGAAAAGTTTCGTTAGCAATGCTTCCCATGAATTGCGTACCCCCCTTGCGGCCATGATCAGCCAGCTACAGGTGGCATTGTCGAAAGAAAGAAGCAGGGAAGAATATGTGACGCTGCTGGGATCTGTGCTGGAAGACGCTGAAAACCTTTCAGATCTTTCGAACGGATTGTTGCAGCTGGCACAATCGGAGCTCCGGCAACAGGAGTTTGCACTTGGCAATGTGCGTATCGACGAGCTGCTGATTGAAATGACCACCATGCTCCGGCTGAAGCAGAAAACCTCCGGTAAGGTGGAGCTCCACTTCATCAAAGTGCCGGACAATGACCTGCTGGTAACCAGTTACGGCAACGAAAGCCTGCTAAAAGTGCTTTTTCTTAACCTCATTGATAATGCCTGCAAATTCTCCGGTAACAATACTGCCCAGGTAAGCATCGATTTCTTTACCCAATATATCGTTGTTCAGATAAAAGATAACGGCATAGGTATCCCCGCAGATGAGATACACCAGATTTTTGAGCCGTTCTACCGGGGTAATAACGCCCAGCAGATCCGTGGCCATGGCCTGGGCCTGTCGATCTGTAAAAAGATAGTACAGATCCATAAAGGCCATATCACCGTCACTTCCAACCAACAGGAAGGCACTACTTTCACTGTTATTCTTCCCCATCTGTAA
- a CDS encoding response regulator transcription factor has product MQKILVVEDEVKVANAVKKGLEENGFDVDVAYDGRIGKGLLVGNHYDLVILDLNLPHHNGYELCEVIRQKNNRVPVIMLTALGGVDDKMQAFELGADDYLVKPFDFRELLARIRVFLKRAGSETPHGSQYKISIADLEIDREKKDVTRGGKKIPLTAKEYQLLEFLAMHKGKVISKLTIAEKVWDIDFDTGTNVIEVYMNFLRKKIDKDFDQKLLHTKTGMGYYLSEE; this is encoded by the coding sequence ATGCAAAAGATACTGGTTGTTGAAGATGAAGTCAAAGTGGCCAATGCCGTTAAGAAAGGCCTCGAGGAAAACGGCTTTGATGTGGATGTAGCTTATGATGGGCGCATCGGCAAGGGTTTGCTTGTTGGTAACCACTACGACCTGGTCATCCTGGACCTTAATCTCCCCCACCATAACGGCTACGAGCTATGCGAGGTTATCCGGCAGAAAAATAACCGGGTACCGGTTATTATGCTCACTGCATTAGGCGGAGTAGATGATAAAATGCAGGCTTTTGAGCTGGGCGCGGATGACTACCTGGTGAAACCTTTCGATTTCAGGGAGCTGCTGGCCAGAATACGGGTATTCCTGAAAAGGGCCGGCTCAGAAACCCCACATGGCAGCCAGTATAAGATTTCTATTGCAGACCTGGAAATAGACAGGGAGAAAAAAGATGTGACCCGTGGCGGGAAAAAAATACCGCTTACCGCCAAAGAATACCAGCTGCTGGAGTTCCTGGCTATGCACAAAGGTAAGGTCATCTCTAAATTGACCATTGCTGAAAAAGTATGGGATATTGATTTCGATACCGGTACCAACGTGATAGAGGTATATATGAACTTTCTACGCAAGAAAATTGACAAGGATTTTGACCAGAAATTGCTCCATACGAAAACCGGTATGGGTTATTATCTTTCCGAAGAATAG
- a CDS encoding ABC-F family ATP-binding cassette domain-containing protein, with translation MLIALQDITFEFGSRVILEDSSWHIEPGDRVGLIGLNGTGKSTLLRIINGEYSVSKGSVNKSKNLTIGFFNQDLLSFETDESILTVGMMAFGKALELEKDIERITKELEDNQTEELLHEFSDKLHEFEALDGYNMKHKTAQVLEGLGFTTADLERPYSEFSGGWRMRVLLARLILQQPDVLMLDEPTNHLDLPSIEWLERYLVGYNGAVIIVSHDRYFLDRMVNRIVEVYQQQLHHYTGSYADYEVEKELRREMQQRAYENQQDYIRQQERFIERFKAKASKAAQAQSIAKRLDKLDRIEQVDNGPSKIRINFSVDKTPGKILCTLNNVSKRFGDNIILKSTSAEINRGDKIALIGANGKGKSTLLRIIAGMENMEGERVPGHNVVTSFYAQHQLESLDLGSEILDELKNFGSGRTELELRQLLGCFLFTGDDVFKKIRILSGGEKARVALAKTIISQANFLMLDEPTNHLDMNSVQMLIDSLNKYEGSLVLVSHDRYFVSQTANKIWEIVDGEIKEFKGTYTEYEEWKKRMASQQLQTATAKPAANNEPKKDNRQQAVPVAEAGKGAINKDVQRELQKQQKQFNQVEGQLASLKERLASLEAALGAPETYNNKAKFAQVESEYQEVQKFLERANQQYEQLFEKIMKLEAGLTN, from the coding sequence ATGTTGATCGCATTACAGGACATTACGTTTGAGTTTGGCTCCAGGGTTATCCTGGAAGATTCTTCCTGGCATATTGAACCAGGTGACCGCGTGGGGCTTATCGGGCTGAATGGTACCGGTAAATCCACCCTGTTGCGTATTATCAATGGGGAGTATTCTGTTTCCAAAGGAAGTGTAAATAAAAGTAAAAACCTGACTATAGGCTTCTTCAACCAGGACCTGCTCAGTTTTGAAACTGATGAATCTATCCTGACCGTAGGCATGATGGCCTTCGGTAAAGCCCTGGAACTGGAGAAAGATATTGAACGCATTACGAAGGAGCTGGAAGATAACCAGACAGAAGAGTTGTTACACGAGTTCAGTGACAAGTTGCATGAATTCGAGGCGCTGGATGGTTACAACATGAAGCACAAGACCGCCCAGGTATTGGAGGGACTTGGCTTTACAACAGCTGATCTTGAGCGCCCGTACAGCGAGTTTTCCGGAGGCTGGCGTATGCGTGTGCTGCTGGCGCGCCTGATCCTTCAGCAGCCGGATGTACTCATGCTCGATGAGCCCACGAACCACCTCGACCTGCCGTCTATTGAATGGCTGGAAAGATACCTGGTGGGGTACAACGGCGCGGTGATCATCGTATCGCACGACCGTTACTTCCTGGACCGCATGGTGAACAGGATCGTGGAAGTTTATCAGCAGCAGCTGCATCATTATACCGGTTCGTACGCCGACTATGAAGTAGAAAAAGAACTGCGCCGGGAAATGCAGCAACGGGCATATGAAAACCAGCAGGACTATATCCGTCAGCAGGAGCGTTTTATAGAACGCTTTAAGGCGAAAGCATCCAAGGCTGCCCAGGCGCAGAGTATCGCCAAAAGGCTCGATAAACTGGACCGTATTGAGCAGGTGGATAACGGCCCCTCTAAGATCAGGATCAACTTCAGCGTCGATAAAACTCCGGGGAAGATTCTTTGCACACTGAATAATGTCAGCAAACGTTTTGGCGACAATATCATCCTGAAAAGCACCAGCGCCGAGATCAACCGCGGCGACAAAATAGCCCTGATAGGCGCCAATGGTAAGGGTAAATCCACCCTGCTCCGTATCATTGCCGGCATGGAAAACATGGAAGGAGAACGGGTACCCGGTCATAACGTGGTTACCAGTTTTTACGCACAGCACCAGCTGGAATCGCTGGATCTGGGCAGTGAAATACTGGATGAACTGAAAAACTTCGGTAGCGGCCGCACCGAGCTGGAGCTGCGGCAATTGCTCGGATGTTTCCTCTTCACCGGCGACGACGTATTCAAGAAAATCCGTATCCTTTCCGGAGGTGAAAAAGCACGTGTGGCGCTGGCCAAAACCATTATCAGCCAGGCGAACTTCCTGATGCTGGATGAGCCCACGAACCACCTCGATATGAACTCCGTGCAGATGCTCATCGATTCATTGAACAAGTACGAAGGCAGCCTGGTGCTGGTTTCGCACGACCGTTACTTCGTGAGCCAGACCGCCAACAAGATCTGGGAGATTGTGGATGGAGAAATCAAGGAATTCAAAGGTACCTATACGGAGTACGAAGAGTGGAAAAAGCGGATGGCTTCACAGCAACTGCAAACGGCTACTGCCAAACCCGCTGCGAACAATGAACCTAAAAAAGACAACCGCCAACAGGCAGTTCCTGTAGCAGAAGCTGGCAAAGGCGCCATCAATAAAGATGTACAAAGGGAACTGCAGAAACAGCAAAAACAGTTCAACCAGGTAGAAGGCCAGCTGGCCAGCCTGAAAGAACGTTTAGCCAGCCTGGAAGCAGCCCTCGGGGCCCCGGAAACCTATAACAACAAAGCAAAATTTGCCCAGGTAGAAAGCGAATACCAGGAAGTACAGAAATTCCTGGAGCGTGCAAACCAGCAATACGAACAGCTGTTCGAGAAAATCATGAAGCTGGAAGCGGGTTTAACGAATTAA
- a CDS encoding DUF3347 domain-containing protein — protein sequence MNFKVCVPVGLLLLTMACHQPSSPDQQAPAAAGVALQAPYNQVFYDSLGSTMQTYFRLAEAFTAADSSKAGTEAALLKLHVDSLPVNLLQMDSTHLAGVTGITGSISAELAGLAGEKGLEGKRSSFQMVSDMMFDLVKTTGWKGHTVYREFCPMAAEGNGAYWLSEKAAIKNPYFGEKMLTCGETRDSLIYK from the coding sequence ATGAATTTTAAAGTATGCGTTCCCGTAGGATTGCTGCTGCTGACGATGGCCTGTCATCAGCCCTCATCGCCCGATCAACAGGCCCCGGCTGCCGCCGGTGTTGCCCTGCAGGCTCCCTATAACCAGGTTTTCTATGATTCCCTTGGCTCCACCATGCAAACATATTTCCGCCTGGCGGAGGCTTTCACCGCTGCCGATAGTTCGAAAGCGGGTACAGAAGCGGCTTTACTGAAACTGCATGTAGATAGTTTGCCGGTTAACCTCCTGCAGATGGACAGTACCCATCTGGCGGGCGTGACGGGGATCACGGGCAGTATCAGCGCAGAACTGGCAGGACTGGCGGGTGAAAAGGGGTTGGAAGGAAAACGGTCTTCTTTTCAGATGGTATCCGATATGATGTTCGATCTTGTAAAAACTACCGGCTGGAAAGGACATACGGTTTACCGTGAATTCTGTCCGATGGCGGCAGAGGGCAATGGCGCCTACTGGCTGAGCGAAAAAGCAGCGATAAAAAATCCCTATTTCGGAGAAAAGATGCTGACCTGTGGAGAAACCCGGGATAGCCTGATTTATAAATAA
- a CDS encoding TonB-dependent receptor: protein MLKRCSPFLLFFLVLCSFGVARGQQFTISGFIRDSTNGETLPGAGVQVLHSSSGVHTNSYGFYSITLPAGNYILLFSFLGYEPKAMALTLDKDITQHLQLSPRIYQAREVVVKDKRHDANIRSTDMGRAELTALQAKKLPALLGEVDMLKTLQLMPGVQAAGEGNAGFYVRGGGPDQNLILLDEAPVYNTGHLFGFFSVFNTDAIRNTTLIKGGMPANYGGRLSSVVDIAMKEGNNKTFQGEGGIGLISSRLSFQGPLKKDKASFIVSARRTYIDLITKPFINNTTYKGSSYYFYDLNVKMNYILSEKDRLYLSGYLGQDVFKFHNSDRSFDVKIPWGNTTATLRWNHVFTKKLFANTSLIYNDYKFHVSTLQNNFDLRLSSGISDGNFKTDFDYYPGVKHHVKFGVNYIYHTFTPSTVTGNQDTTKFSPETAFKKYAHEAAVYVMDDWELSPWLQLNAGLRYTGFMQIGPYTRYTKNEAGGKTDSVVYGRWQRVKGYGGLEPRISLRWSWDNKSSVKAAVTRNYQFIHLVSNAGTSLPTDVWVPSTWRVQPQVAWQYSLGYFRNFRDNMFEASAEVYYKDMQHQIEYRDGYTPSLRDPEEDFVFGKGQAYGMELYINKRKGRFTGWLGYTLAWTWRQFPDLNDGKRYPAKYDRRHDLTLVGTYDLNKRWTLSGTFIYGSGNTTTMPETFYFIETTLVQGYGNINGYRMAAYHRLDLAAVYTPVPKRPDRRFHGSWTFSIYNVYSRQNPYFLYLDQEGSAVNGTLKVSAKQVSLFPIIPSVTYNFKF from the coding sequence ATGTTGAAACGATGCAGTCCCTTTTTGTTGTTCTTCCTTGTGCTGTGTTCCTTTGGAGTGGCCAGGGGACAGCAATTCACCATTAGCGGGTTTATCAGGGATAGTACCAACGGCGAAACCCTGCCCGGAGCCGGGGTACAGGTATTGCATTCATCTTCCGGCGTACATACCAACAGCTACGGTTTTTATTCCATTACACTTCCTGCAGGCAATTATATCCTGCTGTTTTCATTTCTTGGCTATGAGCCGAAAGCGATGGCGCTGACCCTTGATAAGGATATTACGCAGCATTTGCAATTGTCGCCCCGGATCTATCAGGCCCGGGAAGTAGTAGTGAAAGATAAAAGACACGATGCCAACATACGCAGTACGGATATGGGCCGGGCGGAATTAACTGCCCTGCAGGCAAAGAAACTCCCGGCGCTGCTGGGAGAGGTGGATATGCTGAAAACCCTGCAGCTGATGCCTGGCGTACAGGCAGCAGGAGAGGGCAACGCCGGATTTTACGTGCGTGGCGGCGGTCCTGATCAGAACCTCATCCTGCTGGATGAAGCACCGGTTTATAACACCGGCCACCTTTTCGGTTTCTTCTCCGTATTTAATACGGATGCTATCCGCAATACCACGCTGATAAAAGGCGGAATGCCCGCCAATTACGGCGGGCGGCTTTCTTCTGTGGTGGATATCGCCATGAAGGAAGGGAATAATAAAACTTTCCAGGGAGAAGGCGGAATAGGGCTGATCTCTTCGCGGCTGTCTTTCCAGGGGCCATTGAAAAAAGATAAAGCCTCCTTTATCGTCAGCGCCCGTCGTACCTACATCGATCTTATTACGAAACCCTTCATCAATAATACTACGTATAAGGGTTCCAGTTATTATTTCTACGATCTTAATGTGAAGATGAATTACATCCTTTCGGAAAAGGACCGGCTTTACCTGAGCGGCTACCTGGGACAGGATGTATTCAAGTTTCACAACAGCGACCGCTCCTTTGATGTAAAGATACCCTGGGGCAATACCACCGCTACTTTGCGATGGAACCACGTTTTTACCAAAAAACTGTTCGCTAATACATCGCTGATCTATAACGATTACAAATTCCATGTCAGTACCCTGCAGAATAACTTCGATCTGCGATTATCATCAGGTATCAGCGATGGCAACTTTAAAACTGATTTCGATTATTATCCGGGCGTGAAGCACCATGTGAAATTCGGCGTCAATTATATCTACCATACATTCACACCATCGACGGTTACCGGAAATCAGGATACCACGAAGTTCTCGCCGGAGACTGCATTCAAGAAATATGCACATGAGGCGGCGGTATATGTGATGGACGACTGGGAACTATCGCCCTGGCTGCAACTGAATGCAGGATTACGTTACACCGGATTTATGCAGATAGGACCCTATACGCGGTATACGAAAAATGAAGCCGGGGGCAAAACAGATAGCGTCGTATACGGGCGCTGGCAGCGGGTAAAAGGTTACGGCGGACTTGAACCAAGGATCTCGCTTCGCTGGTCGTGGGATAATAAGAGTTCGGTGAAAGCGGCTGTCACGCGTAATTACCAGTTTATCCATCTTGTTTCCAATGCAGGCACCAGTTTGCCTACGGATGTATGGGTGCCCAGTACCTGGCGGGTGCAGCCGCAGGTAGCCTGGCAGTATTCCCTGGGTTACTTCCGCAATTTCAGGGACAATATGTTTGAAGCTTCTGCAGAAGTCTATTACAAGGATATGCAGCACCAGATTGAGTATCGCGATGGTTACACCCCATCGTTGCGCGATCCGGAGGAGGATTTTGTATTCGGAAAAGGACAGGCCTATGGAATGGAGCTGTATATCAACAAGCGTAAAGGCCGGTTTACCGGCTGGCTGGGTTATACGCTGGCGTGGACCTGGCGGCAATTCCCGGATCTGAACGACGGCAAACGTTATCCGGCGAAATACGACCGCCGTCATGATCTGACGCTGGTAGGCACTTATGATCTCAATAAACGCTGGACGCTTTCCGGGACATTTATTTATGGCTCGGGGAATACCACCACGATGCCGGAAACCTTTTACTTTATAGAAACCACGCTGGTACAGGGTTACGGCAATATTAACGGCTACCGGATGGCGGCTTATCACCGCCTTGACCTGGCGGCAGTGTATACGCCGGTACCTAAGCGGCCGGACAGGCGTTTCCACGGCAGCTGGACGTTTTCCATCTACAATGTTTACAGTCGTCAGAACCCTTATTTCCTTTATCTCGATCAGGAGGGAAGTGCGGTGAATGGTACGCTGAAAGTAAGCGCTAAACAGGTATCCCTGTTTCCCATTATTCCGTCTGTTACCTATAATTTCAAATTTTAG
- the thrS gene encoding threonine--tRNA ligase: MINITFPDGAVRQYEQGVTALDIAKSISEGLARKVLAANINGQVVDATRPITTDSTLQLLTWQDRDGKATMWHSSAHLMAEALEALYPGVKLGYGPSIENGFYYDIDLGDRTISEEDLKKVEAKMAELSKHNSEYIRKEVSKADALTYFTEKGDQYKLETINELADGSITFYTQGGFTDLCRGPHIPNTGFIKSIKLTSIAGAYWRGNEKNKMLTRIYGITFPNQKELDEYLTLLEEAKKRDHRKLGKELELFAFSEKVGLGLPMWLPKGAMLRERLQRFLQEAQIASGYLPVVTPHIGNKNLYVTSGHYEKYGKDSFQPIHTPEEGEEFMLKPMNCPHHCELYKTSPKSYKDLPVRFAEFGTVYRYEQHGELHGLTRVRGFTQDDAHLFCRPDQVKEEFQKVIDLVMYVFESLSFTEYTAQISLRDKEDRSKYIGTEENWELAERAIIESAAEKGLNTVVEYGEAAFYGPKLDFMVKDALGRKWQLGTIQVDYNLPERFELEYIGADNQKHRPVMIHRAPFGSLERFIAVLIEHCAGKFPLWLAPTQVKILPISDKSQEYAEKVAELLKKAEIRAEIDERSEKIGKKIREAELAKIPYMLVLGEKEAADNVVAVRRQSKGDLGTMQPDQFIALVSEEVANRKPIE; encoded by the coding sequence ATGATAAATATTACTTTTCCGGATGGCGCAGTTCGTCAGTATGAACAGGGAGTAACTGCATTGGACATTGCCAAATCCATCAGCGAGGGATTGGCACGTAAAGTTTTGGCAGCAAATATTAATGGGCAGGTAGTGGATGCTACACGCCCGATTACAACGGATAGCACGCTGCAATTGCTGACCTGGCAGGATAGGGATGGTAAGGCAACGATGTGGCATTCCTCTGCACACCTGATGGCGGAAGCCCTGGAAGCGCTGTATCCTGGCGTGAAGCTGGGTTATGGCCCCTCTATTGAAAATGGATTTTACTACGATATAGACCTTGGCGACCGCACTATTTCCGAAGAAGACCTGAAGAAGGTAGAAGCGAAAATGGCGGAGTTGTCTAAGCATAACAGCGAATATATCCGTAAGGAAGTCAGCAAGGCAGATGCCCTGACTTATTTCACAGAAAAGGGAGATCAATATAAGCTTGAAACGATCAATGAACTGGCAGATGGAAGCATCACCTTCTATACCCAGGGAGGCTTTACGGATCTTTGCCGCGGACCGCATATCCCGAACACCGGTTTTATCAAATCCATCAAGCTGACCAGTATTGCCGGCGCTTACTGGAGGGGAAATGAAAAGAACAAAATGCTGACCCGCATCTACGGGATCACTTTCCCCAACCAGAAAGAGCTCGATGAATACCTGACACTGCTGGAAGAAGCCAAGAAAAGGGATCACCGTAAGCTGGGTAAGGAACTGGAGCTGTTTGCGTTTTCAGAAAAGGTAGGTCTGGGATTGCCCATGTGGCTGCCGAAGGGTGCGATGCTGCGGGAACGCCTGCAACGTTTCCTCCAGGAAGCGCAGATTGCCAGCGGCTACCTGCCGGTAGTAACTCCGCATATCGGTAACAAGAATTTGTATGTGACATCCGGTCACTATGAAAAATATGGCAAAGATAGTTTTCAGCCCATCCACACACCTGAAGAAGGTGAGGAGTTCATGCTGAAACCGATGAACTGTCCGCATCACTGCGAACTGTATAAAACTTCACCTAAGTCGTACAAAGACCTGCCGGTGCGCTTTGCCGAGTTCGGAACCGTTTACCGTTACGAACAGCATGGTGAGCTGCATGGGTTAACCCGCGTAAGAGGATTTACGCAGGATGATGCGCACCTGTTTTGCAGGCCTGATCAGGTGAAGGAAGAGTTCCAGAAAGTGATCGACCTGGTAATGTACGTATTCGAGAGTCTTAGCTTTACCGAGTATACTGCCCAGATTTCTTTACGCGATAAGGAAGACCGCAGCAAGTATATCGGAACGGAAGAAAACTGGGAGCTGGCGGAGCGTGCTATTATTGAGTCGGCAGCAGAGAAAGGACTGAACACCGTGGTAGAATATGGCGAGGCGGCTTTTTATGGGCCTAAGCTCGATTTCATGGTGAAAGACGCCCTGGGCCGTAAGTGGCAGTTGGGAACCATCCAGGTAGATTACAACCTGCCGGAGCGTTTTGAGCTGGAGTATATCGGGGCCGATAACCAGAAACACCGTCCGGTGATGATTCACCGTGCTCCGTTCGGATCGCTGGAACGCTTTATCGCTGTGCTGATCGAACACTGTGCCGGTAAGTTCCCGCTTTGGCTGGCACCTACCCAGGTGAAGATTCTGCCGATCAGTGATAAGAGCCAGGAATACGCAGAAAAAGTGGCTGAATTGCTGAAAAAAGCGGAAATTCGCGCTGAGATTGACGAAAGAAGTGAAAAAATCGGTAAAAAGATCCGGGAAGCCGAACTGGCAAAGATTCCATACATGCTGGTACTCGGTGAAAAGGAAGCAGCCGATAACGTGGTAGCTGTTCGTCGACAGTCGAAAGGTGACCTCGGAACCATGCAACCCGACCAGTTCATTGCACTGGTAAGCGAAGAGGTAGCGAACCGCAAACCGATTGAATAA
- the infC gene encoding translation initiation factor IF-3, whose protein sequence is MQQRPRPSFGGNNNFRGRNPNFRREQQQEHRTNKMIRVPEVRLVGENVEVGVYKTEDAQRMADEQGLDLVEISPNAAPPVCRIIDYNKFLYEKKKKEKEMKAKAHKSEVKEIRFTPNTDDHDFDFKAKHAESFLKEGNKVKTYVQFKGRAIMFKERGELILLKFAERLAEFGALESMPTMEGKRMIAIFAPKAAKKKEKEAKEPREPKENKAKATPPAAESTGEANA, encoded by the coding sequence ATGCAACAAAGACCCAGACCAAGTTTTGGCGGTAACAACAATTTCCGGGGAAGGAATCCCAATTTCCGCAGGGAACAACAACAAGAGCACCGGACGAACAAGATGATACGTGTTCCTGAAGTACGTCTTGTAGGTGAAAATGTTGAAGTAGGCGTTTACAAAACAGAAGATGCGCAACGCATGGCAGATGAACAGGGTTTAGACCTGGTAGAGATCTCCCCAAATGCCGCACCTCCTGTTTGTCGTATCATCGACTACAATAAATTCCTTTACGAAAAGAAGAAGAAGGAAAAAGAGATGAAGGCGAAGGCGCACAAAAGCGAAGTAAAAGAAATCCGCTTTACGCCTAACACCGACGATCACGACTTCGACTTTAAAGCAAAGCATGCTGAGAGCTTCCTGAAAGAAGGTAACAAGGTAAAAACCTATGTTCAGTTTAAGGGACGTGCTATCATGTTCAAAGAGCGTGGTGAGCTGATCCTGCTGAAGTTTGCTGAGCGTTTGGCCGAGTTTGGAGCACTGGAAAGCATGCCTACCATGGAAGGTAAGCGCATGATTGCCATTTTTGCACCGAAGGCAGCCAAGAAGAAGGAGAAGGAAGCGAAGGAGCCCAGGGAACCTAAAGAGAATAAGGCTAAAGCAACGCCTCCTGCTGCAGAAAGCACAGGGGAAGCTAACGCATAG
- a CDS encoding HD domain-containing protein — translation MADKEQYAHSVTDKIFELYTRYGNEEYGEQVTMLMHMMQSALIAEYTGFNDEMIIAAFLHDIGHFFEHESPMGDLGNMAHDNLGSRFLLDCGFPERMARLVGSHVAAKRYLTWSDSAYYETLSDASKQTLEYQGGPMQEAEAIAFRNDPLFQQYIQIRVWDDMGKETGIPVQEADLERMRGKMITYLIANGTPPEN, via the coding sequence ATGGCTGATAAGGAACAATACGCACACAGTGTGACTGACAAGATTTTCGAGCTATACACACGTTATGGCAACGAGGAATATGGCGAACAGGTGACTATGCTTATGCATATGATGCAATCGGCGCTGATTGCTGAATACACCGGTTTTAACGATGAGATGATTATCGCAGCATTCCTCCATGATATCGGACATTTTTTCGAACATGAAAGTCCTATGGGTGACCTGGGTAATATGGCGCATGATAATCTTGGCAGCAGGTTTCTGCTCGACTGTGGATTTCCGGAGCGGATGGCCAGACTGGTAGGCAGTCATGTGGCAGCCAAACGTTACCTGACCTGGTCCGATAGCGCCTACTATGAAACACTCTCTGATGCCAGTAAACAAACCCTGGAATACCAGGGTGGCCCTATGCAGGAAGCCGAAGCCATTGCCTTCCGTAACGATCCGCTGTTTCAGCAATACATCCAGATCCGCGTATGGGACGATATGGGAAAGGAAACAGGTATTCCTGTACAGGAAGCTGACCTTGAAAGAATGCGCGGCAAAATGATTACCTATCTTATTGCCAATGGCACTCCACCGGAAAATTGA